One Ureaplasma urealyticum serovar 8 str. ATCC 27618 genomic window carries:
- a CDS encoding lipoprotein signal peptidase: protein MFEKITNSNFYITIKKFNESLRKINFFKKIILKIDNKGVRDYFLSITTLDVIFYKIINFIIIALIVLLSGFLVREWAINLVINTKEIYHGPIFHFTLNNGIALGRINNNSGIVYALQSIPIILGFLSFIFLKKSYHYAPLLFLLFGGLGNIIDRSIPELELYKALPDIFHNSLINPNSVGGGNDVINGVVDYWKFVNSIINLFDVYIVVGVCVLVVILIIGFIIKWKSDNDTKDTTKKAADENDLEINEVSNKPFGYDDLEKP from the coding sequence ATGTTTGAAAAAATTACAAATTCAAATTTTTATATCACAATTAAAAAATTTAATGAATCACTTAGAAAAATTAATTTTTTTAAAAAAATTATTTTAAAAATAGATAATAAAGGCGTTCGTGATTACTTTTTATCGATAACAACATTAGATGTTATTTTTTATAAAATAATTAATTTTATTATTATTGCTTTAATTGTGTTATTGTCTGGTTTTTTAGTTCGTGAATGAGCTATTAATCTAGTTATTAATACTAAAGAAATCTATCATGGTCCTATTTTTCATTTTACATTAAACAATGGGATTGCTCTTGGAAGAATTAATAACAATAGTGGAATTGTTTATGCTTTACAATCAATTCCTATTATATTAGGATTTTTATCATTTATTTTTTTAAAAAAATCTTATCATTACGCTCCATTGCTTTTCTTATTATTTGGCGGTTTAGGAAATATTATTGATCGTTCAATTCCAGAATTAGAATTATACAAAGCACTACCAGATATTTTTCATAATAGCCTTATTAATCCTAATAGTGTTGGTGGAGGCAATGACGTTATTAATGGTGTTGTTGATTATTGAAAATTTGTCAATAGTATAATTAATCTTTTTGATGTTTATATTGTAGTTGGTGTTTGTGTATTAGTTGTTATTTTAATTATTGGTTTTATTATCAAATGAAAAAGTGATAATGACACTAAAGATACTACAAAAAAAGCGGCTGATGAAAATGATTTAGAAATTAATGAAGTATCTAATAAACCATTTGGATATGATGATTTAGAAAAACCATAA
- a CDS encoding inorganic diphosphatase has protein sequence MKLNVTIEIPKNSNIKYEYDRATKEITVDRILYGSMVYPHNYGFLKEALDYDGDELDVLVFADQAFQPGIKVPARILGAMKMIDGGETDTKLLAVIDVDPRYKHINTFKDIPLHWLAEVQDFFENYKNLQNKKVEILGFEDEVWAQKEYEECVALMQEHGHLKKDEFVSKMMKQRPEKYSQ, from the coding sequence ATGAAATTAAATGTAACTATTGAAATTCCAAAAAACTCAAATATTAAATATGAATATGATCGTGCAACTAAAGAAATTACAGTGGATCGAATTTTATATGGTTCAATGGTTTATCCACATAATTATGGTTTTTTAAAAGAAGCATTAGATTATGATGGTGATGAATTAGATGTTTTGGTTTTTGCAGATCAAGCATTTCAACCAGGAATTAAAGTCCCAGCACGTATTTTAGGAGCAATGAAAATGATTGATGGTGGAGAAACTGATACAAAATTATTAGCAGTTATTGATGTTGATCCACGTTATAAACACATTAATACTTTTAAAGATATTCCACTACATTGATTAGCAGAAGTTCAAGATTTCTTTGAAAACTATAAAAACTTACAAAACAAAAAAGTTGAGATTTTAGGTTTTGAAGATGAAGTATGAGCTCAAAAAGAATATGAAGAATGTGTTGCTTTAATGCAAGAGCATGGTCATCTTAAAAAAGATGAATTTGTATCAAAAATGATGAAACAACGTCCAGAAAAGTATAGCCAATAA
- a CDS encoding type 1 glutamine amidotransferase family protein, translating to MNKMVGIIVPQYANDYELATFNLFLKKAGFYVTLISLTKQLIIQMQSMNKIVCNELI from the coding sequence ATGAATAAGATGGTTGGGATCATTGTTCCTCAATACGCTAATGATTATGAATTAGCAACTTTTAATTTATTTTTAAAAAAGGCTGGATTTTATGTGACATTGATTTCACTAACTAAACAGTTGATTATTCAAATGCAATCGATGAATAAAATTGTTTGTAATGAATTAATTTAA
- a CDS encoding type 1 glutamine amidotransferase family protein has protein sequence MKEDNKYLIAINDAPLYLNELNLLKDFKFTCNNTLNKKLGKNCLCDKNIVQDCCLITANDSICALKIVEIITNTMCENKQK, from the coding sequence TTGAAAGAAGATAATAAATATTTAATCGCAATTAATGATGCACCTTTATATTTAAATGAGTTAAATTTACTTAAAGATTTTAAGTTTACATGTAACAATACTCTTAATAAAAAACTAGGTAAAAATTGTTTGTGTGATAAAAATATAGTACAAGATTGTTGTTTAATTACTGCTAATGATTCCATCTGTGCTTTAAAGATTGTTGAAATCATTACAAATACCATGTGTGAAAATAAACAAAAATAA
- a CDS encoding FtsX-like permease family protein, translating into MFKNLIKNVYRYLLKSKASFIGLCLLLFVSIFSFSMLTNLSKTLTRSYTNLVNKQKLHDITVNESYIEDQKSVKQAQFNKLLGELKLFYALQGLNFDWTRSNSLIVNSTKDDITYKIVEYSTNKQINTFDEQTIKRLVANSFFDVDLYSILNNAKADVIDLIKTKNFNTNLIVNNLKELEDNPKINLVKLNKVDNYDVSNSQQARLYLLKNIVYGAWPSKTNSLYTSFKKAYEYSLEDKNYDPLVGNVKLNNKTNFDALEAKKISTQFILMLYPSKKGISLNGNVNTVVKGHRITFSFEPAGIPIPVYFDVKSAYTLVGLGAFLSSHNKQKYPMDLWQKALVEHQDQKSFEKWFNSLDEKYIVHIDNTPYLILDSGITPDFMYPIISFTSVIPNPKKEGLVYANLNGYARIHDAFRSNPAEKNLQIRITNQKHEAVDINTLKKITKDLNDRIKRESIMNWPTSLDAAYLKDDTNNHITPSPLRLVFIDKITSTIQTFSILITLFILVLAVFVIVIIINRFLAQNKINIGISIANGVARWKIILSFGFIGLIPCVVGGLCGYLVAYFTQNLAVSIFSEYWLIPTALEGFDFGALITVIVFPFLLFFALIAILGYWSVRKPPINLMRGTETFKISKIVHVIKLPFKYMSGFNKYLITLSFSSITRIIIFSIMIALSFGSIMFLTGTRGKIKQTTDATLQTKKYRYGIDLITPTDQGGQYISLSTNQIGSTLSDENNHELTQKYESSDYKDFINSPLFKNLQNLKLIGAKDDQRRTYDINYIANAFQVKQFLDFNFGFGDINSGSSSNPWSITKSLIPENNLQILNETYKKWGSKLINDHSIFSKQLIKKGVNELAYDNLNIRNSYDPNEYFNPFEFKDIINTHLKQFDKSLLDQHVSYEILVRVHNNLFNYKNIYGKLVFRKNEWIIYFENSNFSIGDQNFISGIYYKKSNEQDYDLDHHIFKNVDLIYDEIYFERNRKQNYQKLIYQTFSSYFRTRFLKYDPEGNFNYLLPLKYFNATIVRKELLQNAINNEIIFKNEQNKITKKISFKNDNDLVITKINDATYEIKNVVNNQIYIYYPRQIKRSYKIDPAKATNAIKTGLSVKLDNDFINLVLLTHPSINPSYTDVWSGITFNMIGFDYLTKNNKTQLNEFDEPYIWIDAQINKINKQKYEEAKNPKIIGIIKNSKLVHLLSNKKQINHLLFNENDEQVAIINRVAAKYYNLKIGDHFSFVANNQTNRYTKDYVKKQITLKVVGIIDTYQEIEIYTGIKNAAQILGMHSSPYADKSLYEGYDGAFNGIFTNKSDPAMLTRIISIYSPSGLYPVSEIWKKDAATIDLIKNILSDKYSMYELNNKSDPKSLVLSSRLSLTKALGYKDFNTLKLDARNIYDENHNYLGLRNEQAQAEWVIDKLISIYGRDTYSSTLKNVEVVDVLFAVLETASKTIQTVEIVVILLILFIIILVLVLMSINSLSDILKVAKLLKNMGYNDLKNAQLFLMAFLPPLIIGSIISIPLVVLVMQAFSEMIFNSLNVLLTTGFIWWHFLIILLIVAIILLIMWAIAIRILRTSNIADASKRG; encoded by the coding sequence ATGTTTAAAAATTTAATTAAGAATGTCTATCGTTATTTACTAAAAAGCAAAGCCTCTTTTATAGGTCTTTGCCTTTTATTATTTGTGTCAATTTTTAGTTTTAGTATGTTAACAAACCTTTCTAAAACACTAACACGATCATACACTAATTTAGTTAATAAGCAAAAATTACATGATATTACTGTTAATGAAAGTTATATTGAAGATCAAAAAAGTGTTAAGCAAGCACAATTTAATAAACTTTTAGGTGAATTGAAATTATTTTATGCACTACAAGGTTTAAATTTTGATTGAACTCGTTCAAATTCATTAATTGTTAATTCTACAAAAGATGATATTACTTATAAAATTGTTGAATATTCAACAAATAAGCAAATTAACACGTTTGATGAACAAACAATTAAACGTTTAGTTGCTAATAGTTTTTTTGATGTTGATTTATATAGTATTTTAAATAATGCTAAAGCTGACGTTATTGATTTAATTAAAACTAAAAATTTTAATACTAACCTTATTGTTAATAATTTAAAAGAGTTAGAAGATAATCCAAAAATTAATTTAGTTAAATTAAACAAAGTTGATAATTATGATGTTAGCAATAGCCAACAAGCACGTCTTTATTTATTAAAAAATATTGTTTATGGTGCATGACCATCAAAAACAAATAGTTTATATACAAGTTTTAAAAAAGCTTATGAATATAGCTTAGAAGATAAAAACTATGATCCTTTAGTTGGTAATGTAAAACTAAATAATAAAACTAATTTTGATGCTTTAGAAGCCAAAAAAATTAGTACCCAATTTATTTTAATGCTATATCCATCAAAAAAAGGTATAAGTTTAAATGGTAATGTTAATACTGTTGTTAAAGGGCATCGAATAACCTTTAGTTTTGAACCTGCTGGTATTCCTATTCCAGTTTATTTTGATGTTAAATCAGCATATACACTAGTTGGTTTAGGTGCGTTTTTATCTAGTCATAACAAACAAAAATATCCAATGGATTTATGACAAAAAGCTTTAGTTGAACATCAAGACCAAAAAAGTTTTGAAAAATGATTTAATAGTTTAGATGAAAAATATATTGTTCATATTGATAATACACCTTATCTAATTTTAGATAGTGGAATTACACCTGATTTCATGTATCCAATTATTTCATTTACATCTGTTATTCCTAACCCTAAAAAAGAAGGTTTAGTATATGCTAATTTAAATGGATATGCTCGTATTCATGATGCTTTTAGATCGAACCCAGCTGAAAAGAATTTGCAAATTCGGATTACTAATCAAAAGCATGAAGCTGTTGATATTAATACTTTAAAAAAGATTACTAAAGATTTAAATGATCGAATTAAAAGAGAAAGTATTATGAATTGACCAACAAGCTTGGATGCAGCATATTTAAAAGATGATACTAACAATCATATTACACCAAGCCCACTAAGATTAGTTTTTATTGATAAAATTACAAGTACAATCCAAACATTTAGTATTCTAATAACTTTATTTATTTTAGTTTTAGCTGTTTTTGTAATCGTTATTATTATTAATCGTTTCTTAGCTCAAAACAAAATCAATATTGGAATTTCAATTGCCAATGGTGTTGCTCGTTGAAAAATTATTTTAAGTTTTGGTTTTATTGGATTAATTCCATGTGTTGTTGGCGGGTTGTGTGGTTATTTAGTAGCTTATTTTACGCAAAATTTAGCCGTTAGTATTTTTAGTGAATACTGACTAATTCCTACAGCTTTAGAAGGTTTTGATTTTGGTGCTTTAATAACAGTTATTGTTTTCCCATTTTTACTATTTTTTGCTTTAATAGCTATTTTAGGATATTGATCAGTAAGAAAACCGCCAATTAATTTAATGCGTGGTACAGAAACATTTAAGATTTCTAAAATTGTTCATGTTATTAAATTGCCATTTAAATACATGAGTGGTTTTAATAAATATTTAATTACCCTATCATTTTCATCGATCACAAGAATTATTATTTTTTCAATAATGATTGCTTTATCATTTGGATCAATCATGTTCTTAACTGGAACAAGAGGAAAAATTAAACAAACGACAGATGCAACATTGCAAACAAAAAAATATCGTTATGGAATCGATTTAATAACACCAACAGATCAAGGTGGTCAATATATCTCTTTAAGCACAAATCAGATTGGTTCAACATTAAGTGATGAAAACAACCATGAATTAACCCAAAAATACGAAAGTAGTGATTATAAAGATTTTATTAATTCACCATTATTTAAAAATTTACAAAACTTAAAATTAATTGGTGCAAAAGATGATCAACGTCGAACTTATGACATCAACTATATTGCCAATGCTTTCCAAGTTAAACAATTTTTAGATTTTAATTTTGGTTTTGGAGATATTAATAGTGGTAGTTCAAGTAATCCATGAAGCATTACTAAATCATTAATTCCTGAAAATAATTTACAAATTTTAAATGAAACTTATAAAAAATGAGGTTCAAAACTAATTAATGATCATAGTATTTTTTCCAAACAACTTATTAAAAAAGGTGTTAATGAATTAGCTTATGACAACTTAAATATTCGTAATAGTTATGACCCAAACGAATATTTTAATCCTTTTGAATTTAAAGATATTATTAATACACATTTAAAACAATTTGATAAATCACTTTTAGATCAACATGTGTCATATGAAATTTTAGTGCGTGTACACAACAACTTATTTAATTATAAAAATATTTATGGCAAATTAGTTTTTAGAAAAAACGAATGAATCATTTATTTTGAAAATAGTAATTTTAGTATTGGTGATCAAAACTTTATTAGTGGAATTTATTATAAAAAATCTAATGAACAAGATTATGATTTAGATCATCATATTTTTAAAAATGTAGATTTAATTTATGATGAAATTTATTTTGAACGAAATCGAAAACAAAATTATCAAAAATTAATTTATCAAACATTTAGTTCATATTTTAGAACACGTTTTTTAAAATATGATCCAGAGGGTAATTTCAATTATTTATTACCACTAAAATATTTTAATGCAACAATTGTTAGAAAAGAGTTGTTACAAAACGCAATTAATAACGAAATCATTTTTAAAAATGAACAAAATAAAATAACTAAAAAAATTAGTTTTAAAAATGATAATGATCTAGTTATTACTAAAATTAATGATGCAACTTATGAGATTAAAAATGTTGTTAATAATCAAATTTATATTTATTATCCAAGACAAATTAAGCGTTCTTATAAAATTGATCCAGCCAAAGCTACTAATGCAATTAAAACTGGATTATCTGTTAAATTAGATAATGATTTTATTAATTTAGTATTATTAACTCATCCATCAATTAATCCATCTTACACTGATGTTTGATCAGGTATTACATTTAATATGATTGGTTTTGATTATTTAACAAAAAATAATAAGACACAATTAAATGAATTTGATGAACCATACATTTGAATTGATGCGCAAATTAATAAAATTAACAAGCAAAAATATGAAGAAGCTAAAAATCCTAAAATCATTGGAATTATTAAAAATTCAAAATTAGTCCATTTATTATCTAATAAAAAACAAATTAATCATTTATTGTTTAATGAAAATGATGAACAAGTAGCAATTATTAATCGAGTCGCTGCAAAATATTACAATTTAAAAATAGGTGATCATTTTAGTTTTGTTGCTAATAATCAAACAAATCGATATACAAAAGATTATGTTAAAAAACAAATTACTCTAAAAGTTGTTGGAATAATTGATACTTACCAAGAAATTGAAATTTATACTGGAATTAAAAATGCGGCACAAATTTTAGGAATGCATAGTTCGCCATACGCTGATAAATCATTGTATGAAGGATATGATGGTGCTTTTAATGGAATCTTTACAAACAAAAGCGATCCAGCGATGCTAACACGGATTATTTCTATTTATTCACCATCTGGTTTATATCCTGTTTCAGAAATATGAAAAAAAGACGCAGCAACAATTGATTTAATTAAAAATATTTTAAGTGATAAATATTCAATGTATGAATTAAATAATAAATCAGACCCTAAATCATTAGTTTTAAGTTCGCGTTTATCTTTAACAAAAGCTTTAGGTTATAAAGATTTTAACACACTTAAATTAGACGCTCGTAATATTTATGATGAAAACCATAACTATTTAGGATTAAGAAATGAACAAGCTCAAGCTGAATGAGTAATTGATAAATTAATTAGTATTTATGGACGTGATACTTACTCATCAACTTTAAAGAATGTTGAAGTAGTAGATGTTTTATTTGCAGTTTTAGAAACTGCTTCAAAAACAATTCAAACTGTAGAAATTGTTGTAATCCTTTTAATCTTATTTATCATTATCTTAGTTCTTGTTTTAATGTCAATTAATTCATTATCAGATATATTAAAAGTTGCTAAATTATTAAAAAACATGGGTTATAATGATTTAAAAAATGCACAATTATTCTTAATGGCCTTTTTACCCCCATTAATTATTGGATCAATTATTTCAATTCCATTAGTTGTTTTAGTAATGCAAGCATTTAGTGAAATGATTTTCAATAGTTTAAATGTTTTATTAACAACCGGTTTTATTTGATGACATTTTTTAATTATCTTATTAATTGTTGCGATTATTTTATTGATAATGTGAGCAATTGCTATTCGCATTTTAAGGACATCAAATATTGCTGATGCAAGTAAGCGTGGTTAA